A stretch of the Malus sylvestris chromosome 10, drMalSylv7.2, whole genome shotgun sequence genome encodes the following:
- the LOC126586206 gene encoding uncharacterized protein LOC126586206 isoform X5, with product MDFPRFHEGDDMLGWIYKAEHYFNFFNIDDAKKVKLASFHMEGESIQWFQWARCLTNYPSWEEFANILCQEFGPSEMEDSAESLVKLRQTGTLRDYVLEFRRLINRTKDISPRLLRSCFIGGLKPELRYDVKLLKPKMYLKLLLMLKWMQRSQSLRY from the exons ATGGATTTTCCACGATTCCATGAAGGCGATGATATGCTGGGGTGGATTTACAAAGCGGAACATTATTTCAATTTCTTTAACATTGATGATGCTAAGAAGGTCAAACTCGCATCTTTTCACATGGAAGGGGAATCAATTCAATGGTTTCAGTGGGCTCGATGCCTTACTAACTATCCATCTTGGGAAGAATTCGCAAATATTCTTTGCCAAGAATTTGGTCCTTCTGAAATGGAAGATTCTGCTGAAAGTCTAGTGAAATTGAGGCAAACGGGTACGCTTAGGGACTATGTTCTTGAATTCCGCAGACTCATAAATCGGACAAAAGATATTAGTCCAAGACTGCTTCGATCATGTTTCATTGGTGGGTTAAAGCCTGAATTGAGGTATGATGTTAAACTTCTCAAGCCAAAGATGTACTTGAAGCTGTTGCTTATGCTCAAGTGGATGCAAAGATCACAGAGCTTAAG GTATTAG
- the LOC126586206 gene encoding uncharacterized protein LOC126586206 isoform X1, which translates to MDFPRFHEGDDMLGWIYKAEHYFNFFNIDDAKKVKLASFHMEGESIQWFQWARCLTNYPSWEEFANILCQEFGPSEMEDSAESLVKLRQTGTLRDYVLEFRRLINRTKDISPRLLRSCFIGGLKPELRYDVKLLKPKMYLKLLLMLKWMQRSQSLRFCESSKPCSRGLLQVIQGFLQHAHLSFVFI; encoded by the exons ATGGATTTTCCACGATTCCATGAAGGCGATGATATGCTGGGGTGGATTTACAAAGCGGAACATTATTTCAATTTCTTTAACATTGATGATGCTAAGAAGGTCAAACTCGCATCTTTTCACATGGAAGGGGAATCAATTCAATGGTTTCAGTGGGCTCGATGCCTTACTAACTATCCATCTTGGGAAGAATTCGCAAATATTCTTTGCCAAGAATTTGGTCCTTCTGAAATGGAAGATTCTGCTGAAAGTCTAGTGAAATTGAGGCAAACGGGTACGCTTAGGGACTATGTTCTTGAATTCCGCAGACTCATAAATCGGACAAAAGATATTAGTCCAAGACTGCTTCGATCATGTTTCATTGGTGGGTTAAAGCCTGAATTGAGGTATGATGTTAAACTTCTCAAGCCAAAGATGTACTTGAAGCTGTTGCTTATGCTCAAGTGGATGCAAAGATCACAGAGCTTAAG ATTTTGTGAATCTTCCAAACCATGCTCGAGGGGACTGCTTCAAGTCATACAAGGATTTCTTCAACATGCACAcctttcttttgtatttatttag
- the LOC126586206 gene encoding uncharacterized protein LOC126586206 isoform X4, protein MDFPRFHEGDDMLGWIYKAEHYFNFFNIDDAKKVKLASFHMEGESIQWFQWARCLTNYPSWEEFANILCQEFGPSEMEDSAESLVKLRQTGTLRDYVLEFRRLINRTKDISPRLLRSCFIGGLKPELRYDVKLLKPKMYLKLLLMLKWMQRSQSLRFKLF, encoded by the exons ATGGATTTTCCACGATTCCATGAAGGCGATGATATGCTGGGGTGGATTTACAAAGCGGAACATTATTTCAATTTCTTTAACATTGATGATGCTAAGAAGGTCAAACTCGCATCTTTTCACATGGAAGGGGAATCAATTCAATGGTTTCAGTGGGCTCGATGCCTTACTAACTATCCATCTTGGGAAGAATTCGCAAATATTCTTTGCCAAGAATTTGGTCCTTCTGAAATGGAAGATTCTGCTGAAAGTCTAGTGAAATTGAGGCAAACGGGTACGCTTAGGGACTATGTTCTTGAATTCCGCAGACTCATAAATCGGACAAAAGATATTAGTCCAAGACTGCTTCGATCATGTTTCATTGGTGGGTTAAAGCCTGAATTGAGGTATGATGTTAAACTTCTCAAGCCAAAGATGTACTTGAAGCTGTTGCTTATGCTCAAGTGGATGCAAAGATCACAGAGCTTAAG ATTCAAGTTATTTTGA
- the LOC126586206 gene encoding uncharacterized protein LOC126586206 isoform X3 — translation MDFPRFHEGDDMLGWIYKAEHYFNFFNIDDAKKVKLASFHMEGESIQWFQWARCLTNYPSWEEFANILCQEFGPSEMEDSAESLVKLRQTGTLRDYVLEFRRLINRTKDISPRLLRSCFIGGLKPELRYDVKLLKPKMYLKLLLMLKWMQRSQSLSCLMSYDGLG, via the exons ATGGATTTTCCACGATTCCATGAAGGCGATGATATGCTGGGGTGGATTTACAAAGCGGAACATTATTTCAATTTCTTTAACATTGATGATGCTAAGAAGGTCAAACTCGCATCTTTTCACATGGAAGGGGAATCAATTCAATGGTTTCAGTGGGCTCGATGCCTTACTAACTATCCATCTTGGGAAGAATTCGCAAATATTCTTTGCCAAGAATTTGGTCCTTCTGAAATGGAAGATTCTGCTGAAAGTCTAGTGAAATTGAGGCAAACGGGTACGCTTAGGGACTATGTTCTTGAATTCCGCAGACTCATAAATCGGACAAAAGATATTAGTCCAAGACTGCTTCGATCATGTTTCATTGGTGGGTTAAAGCCTGAATTGAGGTATGATGTTAAACTTCTCAAGCCAAAGATGTACTTGAAGCTGTTGCTTATGCTCAAGTGGATGCAAAGATCACAGAGCTTAAG CTGCTTAATGTCATATGACGGTCTAGGCTAA
- the LOC126586206 gene encoding uncharacterized protein LOC126586206 isoform X2, giving the protein MDFPRFHEGDDMLGWIYKAEHYFNFFNIDDAKKVKLASFHMEGESIQWFQWARCLTNYPSWEEFANILCQEFGPSEMEDSAESLVKLRQTGTLRDYVLEFRRLINRTKDISPRLLRSCFIGGLKPELRYDVKLLKPKMYLKLLLMLKWMQRSQSLREDATWENYQELKLKFPEIVIL; this is encoded by the exons ATGGATTTTCCACGATTCCATGAAGGCGATGATATGCTGGGGTGGATTTACAAAGCGGAACATTATTTCAATTTCTTTAACATTGATGATGCTAAGAAGGTCAAACTCGCATCTTTTCACATGGAAGGGGAATCAATTCAATGGTTTCAGTGGGCTCGATGCCTTACTAACTATCCATCTTGGGAAGAATTCGCAAATATTCTTTGCCAAGAATTTGGTCCTTCTGAAATGGAAGATTCTGCTGAAAGTCTAGTGAAATTGAGGCAAACGGGTACGCTTAGGGACTATGTTCTTGAATTCCGCAGACTCATAAATCGGACAAAAGATATTAGTCCAAGACTGCTTCGATCATGTTTCATTGGTGGGTTAAAGCCTGAATTGAGGTATGATGTTAAACTTCTCAAGCCAAAGATGTACTTGAAGCTGTTGCTTATGCTCAAGTGGATGCAAAGATCACAGAGCTTAAG GGAGGATGCCACTTGGGAGAATTATCAAGAGTTGAAGCTGAAGTTTCCAGAAATTGTTATTCTTTGA